Part of the Gammaproteobacteria bacterium genome is shown below.
AAAGTAGTTCCCGCCCGGGATATCGCGGTGGCTGCCTCTCTGGAGTTTGGGGTGCCTCTGCTTGACCTGGATAGCGTGGACTTGGACGAGAAAACCACTAAGATGGTAGGCGAGAAACTGGTGCGTCAGCATCATGTTCTGCCCCTCTACAAGCGTGGCAATTGCCTTTTTGTGGCGGTGACTGACCCTTCTAATCTGCAGGCCCTGGATGAGATTAAGTTCCAGGTGGGTGCTGCGGTTGTGGAGGGTACCCGGGTCGCGGTGACGGAGGCGGTGGTTGTTGAGCAGGACAAGCTTGCCAAGGCCATTGAACGTGCCATGGCGGCACCTACCGCCGCACTCACAGGTTTGGATGATGTAGACCTCGAAAACGTAGATATCCGAGGTGGGGAGCCGGAGGCAGGTCCCGATATCGCCGATGCGGAGGTCGATGAGGCGCCGATTGTCCGCTTCGTTAACAAGGTCCTGCTCGATGCTATCAATAAAAAAGTCTCGGATATCCACATCGAGCCCTATGAAAAGGTCTGCCGGGTACGTTTCCGTCAGGACGGTATCCTTCACGAGGTTCCCCCTCAGATTCCGATCGCCCTCGCCGGACGTTTAGCCGCGCGCGTTAAGGTGATGTCGAAGATGGATATCTCCGAGCGGCGTATTCCCCAAGACGGACGCATCAAGATGCATCTGTCGAAGACCAAGGCCATCGACTTTCGCGTCAACTCCTGTCCGACCCTGTGGGGCGAGAAGATGGTGTTGCGTATCCTGGACCCATCGCAGGCCCAGCTCGGTATCGATGCCCTGGGCTATGAACCGGAACAGAAGCGACTGTTTCTCAAGACTATCGAGCGTCCACAGGGATTGGTTCTGGTCACGGGACCGACCGGTAGCGGTAAGACCGTGTCGTTGTACACGGCGGTCAACATCCTCAACACCCCGGACCGCAACATCTGTACCGCTGAGGACCCGGTAGAAATTAACCTCATGGGGATCAACCAAGTTCACATCAATGCCAAGGTTGGTCTGACCTTCGCTAGCGCCCTGCGCGCCTTTCTACGCCAAGACCCGGACGTAATCCTGGTGGGAGAGATTCGTGACCTGGAGACTGCCGAGATCGCCATTAAGGCAGCCCAGACCGGCCACATGGTGCTCTCTACGCTCCATACCAACGATGCCCCACAGACCCTCACCCGCTTGGCAAACATGGGGATACCGGCCTATAACATCGCCTCCAGCGTTAATCTCATCATTGCGCAACGGTTGGCGCGGCGCCTGTGCAGCCACTGTAAGCGCCCAGTGACCATCCCTCGCGAAGAATT
Proteins encoded:
- the pilB gene encoding Type IV pilus assembly ATPase PilB, encoding MASPSPKVTLSGLGRRLVRDGLLTEALAQQNFDQAIREKTPFVSFLVQNKVVPARDIAVAASLEFGVPLLDLDSVDLDEKTTKMVGEKLVRQHHVLPLYKRGNCLFVAVTDPSNLQALDEIKFQVGAAVVEGTRVAVTEAVVVEQDKLAKAIERAMAAPTAALTGLDDVDLENVDIRGGEPEAGPDIADAEVDEAPIVRFVNKVLLDAINKKVSDIHIEPYEKVCRVRFRQDGILHEVPPQIPIALAGRLAARVKVMSKMDISERRIPQDGRIKMHLSKTKAIDFRVNSCPTLWGEKMVLRILDPSQAQLGIDALGYEPEQKRLFLKTIERPQGLVLVTGPTGSGKTVSLYTAVNILNTPDRNICTAEDPVEINLMGINQVHINAKVGLTFASALRAFLRQDPDVILVGEIRDLETAEIAIKAAQTGHMVLSTLHTNDAPQTLTRLANMGIPAYNIASSVNLIIAQRLARRLCSHCKRPVTIPREELLREGFREDELEGLTLFGPGGADGPEGPTGCEHCTNGYRGRVGIYQVMPVTEAMGWIIMEGGNAMQIAEQAKKEGIPDLRRSGLNKVRQGVTSLTDINRVTVD